In a genomic window of Holophagaceae bacterium:
- a CDS encoding DUF2344 domain-containing protein → MALALLPELDKEGGAEEAQARLRHHRMPKGAHPSKLKQLKIRLGVAAEKARDRRSAESRLDAGRGILRLRYGRGEAQAQLNPAQFLSLLARVLQAASLAPALSLERTPRPLLALGHPLPVGLTGRSEWADAELSPMPDEPEDTLLARLNAAAPTGLVFLSCVSLPPYATPVLELSRMAHWRWPCPPDMRPEAAPRLAAFEAAASFCIEKTGKVGGQKSVKQVEVRHHLVALAWEEGNLAFITRISAKEALNPQKLLAGILGLEASAILGMERIAVDLAEDPRLQQAERFEPKLRNIYEDAVLLSGGPNLQIIDDDEDEPLHLG, encoded by the coding sequence ATGGCTTTGGCCCTGCTGCCGGAACTCGATAAGGAAGGCGGCGCAGAAGAGGCCCAGGCGCGGTTGCGCCATCACCGCATGCCCAAAGGCGCGCACCCTTCGAAGCTCAAACAGTTGAAGATCCGCCTCGGTGTGGCGGCGGAAAAAGCCAGGGACCGGCGTAGCGCAGAATCCAGGCTCGACGCCGGACGCGGCATCCTGCGCCTGCGCTATGGGCGGGGCGAAGCCCAGGCCCAGCTTAATCCCGCCCAATTCCTGTCCCTGCTGGCAAGGGTCCTGCAGGCGGCCAGCCTGGCCCCGGCCTTGAGCCTGGAACGCACGCCCCGCCCCTTGCTGGCATTGGGGCATCCCTTGCCGGTGGGCCTCACTGGCCGCTCGGAATGGGCCGATGCAGAGCTCAGCCCCATGCCCGATGAACCCGAAGACACCCTGCTGGCGAGGCTAAACGCGGCCGCGCCAACGGGCCTAGTTTTTTTGTCCTGCGTGTCGCTGCCACCCTATGCCACGCCGGTGCTGGAATTGTCCCGCATGGCCCATTGGCGTTGGCCTTGCCCCCCGGACATGCGGCCCGAAGCCGCACCGCGGCTTGCGGCTTTCGAGGCCGCCGCAAGCTTCTGCATCGAAAAGACGGGCAAAGTGGGCGGCCAGAAATCCGTGAAGCAGGTCGAAGTCCGCCATCACCTCGTCGCCCTCGCCTGGGAGGAAGGCAACCTTGCCTTCATCACGCGGATATCGGCCAAGGAGGCACTGAATCCCCAGAAACTGCTGGCGGGCATCCTGGGGCTCGAAGCCTCCGCCATCCTCGGCATGGAGCGCATCGCCGTGGACCTGGCTGAGGATCCCCGCCTCCAGCAGGCGGAGCGTTTCGAACCCAAACTGCGGAACATCTACGAAGACGCCGTGCTGCTGAGCGGCGGCCCCAATCTCCAGATCATCGACGACGACGAAGACGAACCCCTGCATCTGGGATGA
- the ileS gene encoding isoleucine--tRNA ligase, translating to MSGSPVEKKKYKVYLPKTDFPMKADLPQREPKRLEAWKAKGLYKRVEAKRRADNAAGTGKGRAVLHDGPPYANGAIHIGHALNKILKDVVVKSRWMEGYESPYVPGWDCHGLPIEHAVEKDLGPKRRELSRTQFLERCRAFAAKWVDTQSAAFQRLGILGAWDEPYLTMAPKYEAAVVRQMGQLFEHGAVTRKLKVVHWSYGARTALAEAEVEYADRTSPAIYVRFEVPKDRARAFLSNSGITPAGPFRLFLPIWTTTPWTLPSNRAIAMHPDLEYAVAYERVGDQDIFYVVAVPLLEEFNRKLGLTLHTKAIFKGREFQTLVARHPWIDRESPVLLGDHVTADTGTGLVHTAPDHGVDDFNIASHLGLFQYVGPDGKFLETVEDAELAGKNIFDTNAIVIEKLKAASALLHQDSMQHSYPHCWRTKTPILFRATEQWFITMDTDLKGSGKSLRELGLEGVRETRWVPAIGENRIHAMIAGRPDWCISRQRAWGTPITVLRHIESGEPLVRPEFFERAAAAIEKHGIEAWSDISVEDLVAGLGIDASQYQKETDILDVWIDSGVSAGVVCDTHSELSRADYGSFIYLEGSDQHRGWFHSSLLFNLAASGKKPYQTVVTHGFVMDGKGQKMSKSLGNVVSPEEVMKTLGADILRLWACSVDYNEDVRIGKEILDRSADSYRKIRNTLRFLLGALDGFDPARDLVPAGEWTPLDAWVWKAFGRLCVEVREAFAAFDFHRATQALHGFCQLELSGRYFEIIKDRLYCDALDSPRRRSCRSLCFKLAQGLAILLSPVLSFTADEVWEFIPGAAGSVFEQRFPEGAAVPESEAWHALWTVREALQGAMEPHRAAKTIGTSLDASVRIGLPESVQLELKSLRESLDDLFVVSGFEFFDSAELNVEVSTHQGIKCPRCWNHKGGHGKGSDADLCGRCRDVVDGSDAEPA from the coding sequence ATGAGTGGTTCACCGGTAGAGAAAAAGAAGTACAAGGTCTATCTGCCCAAGACGGACTTTCCCATGAAGGCGGATCTGCCGCAGCGGGAGCCCAAGCGGCTGGAGGCATGGAAGGCCAAGGGCCTGTACAAGCGGGTCGAGGCGAAGCGCCGGGCCGACAACGCGGCAGGCACCGGCAAAGGGCGAGCTGTGCTGCATGACGGGCCGCCCTATGCCAACGGCGCCATCCACATCGGCCATGCGCTGAACAAGATTTTGAAGGATGTCGTCGTCAAATCCCGATGGATGGAAGGCTATGAATCGCCCTACGTTCCCGGCTGGGACTGCCACGGCCTCCCCATCGAGCACGCGGTGGAAAAGGATCTGGGCCCCAAGCGCCGGGAGCTGAGCCGGACGCAGTTCCTGGAGAGATGCCGTGCCTTCGCCGCCAAGTGGGTGGACACCCAGAGTGCCGCCTTCCAGCGCCTGGGCATTCTCGGCGCCTGGGACGAACCCTACCTGACCATGGCGCCGAAGTACGAGGCCGCGGTGGTGCGGCAGATGGGCCAGCTGTTCGAACACGGCGCCGTGACGCGCAAATTGAAGGTCGTCCACTGGAGCTACGGCGCGCGGACCGCGCTGGCCGAAGCCGAAGTCGAGTACGCGGACAGGACCAGCCCAGCGATCTATGTGCGTTTCGAGGTGCCCAAGGACCGGGCCCGGGCCTTTCTTTCGAATTCCGGCATCACGCCGGCCGGCCCCTTCAGGCTTTTCCTTCCGATCTGGACCACGACTCCCTGGACTCTGCCAAGCAACCGGGCTATCGCGATGCATCCGGATCTCGAGTACGCAGTGGCCTATGAGCGCGTGGGAGATCAGGACATCTTCTATGTGGTGGCCGTCCCTCTGCTTGAAGAATTCAACAGGAAGCTGGGTCTCACGCTCCACACGAAAGCCATTTTCAAGGGCAGGGAATTCCAGACGCTGGTGGCCCGCCATCCTTGGATCGATCGAGAAAGCCCGGTCCTGCTTGGCGATCATGTGACCGCGGATACCGGCACTGGGCTCGTGCACACGGCCCCCGACCACGGTGTGGATGACTTCAACATCGCCAGCCATCTGGGGCTGTTCCAGTATGTGGGGCCTGACGGCAAGTTTTTAGAAACGGTGGAGGATGCGGAGCTGGCGGGCAAGAACATCTTCGATACCAATGCCATCGTCATCGAGAAGCTCAAGGCCGCCAGCGCCCTGCTGCACCAGGATTCCATGCAGCACAGCTATCCCCATTGCTGGCGCACCAAGACGCCCATCCTCTTCCGCGCGACCGAGCAGTGGTTCATCACCATGGACACCGATCTCAAGGGCAGCGGCAAGAGCCTGCGGGAGCTGGGGCTGGAAGGCGTGCGGGAAACCCGCTGGGTGCCCGCCATCGGCGAAAACCGCATCCACGCCATGATCGCGGGGCGGCCGGACTGGTGCATTTCCCGCCAGCGGGCCTGGGGCACGCCCATCACGGTGCTGCGCCACATCGAGAGCGGCGAGCCCCTGGTCCGCCCGGAATTCTTCGAACGCGCCGCCGCGGCGATCGAGAAACACGGTATCGAAGCCTGGTCGGACATCAGCGTGGAAGACCTGGTGGCGGGCCTCGGCATCGACGCCAGCCAGTACCAGAAGGAGACGGACATCCTGGATGTGTGGATCGATTCCGGCGTCAGCGCGGGCGTCGTCTGCGACACGCATTCCGAACTTTCCCGGGCCGATTACGGCAGCTTCATTTATCTGGAAGGTTCCGACCAGCACCGCGGCTGGTTCCATTCGTCGCTCCTCTTCAACCTGGCCGCCAGCGGCAAGAAGCCCTACCAGACCGTGGTGACCCACGGATTCGTGATGGACGGCAAAGGCCAGAAGATGTCCAAGAGCCTGGGCAACGTGGTCTCGCCCGAGGAAGTCATGAAGACGCTCGGCGCGGACATCCTGCGGCTCTGGGCGTGCAGCGTGGACTACAACGAGGATGTGCGCATCGGCAAGGAGATCCTGGACCGTAGCGCCGATTCCTATCGCAAGATCCGCAATACCCTGCGCTTCCTCCTGGGCGCGCTGGATGGGTTCGATCCAGCAAGGGACCTGGTGCCGGCAGGGGAATGGACGCCGCTGGACGCCTGGGTCTGGAAGGCCTTCGGCCGCCTCTGCGTCGAAGTCCGGGAGGCCTTCGCGGCCTTCGATTTCCACCGCGCGACCCAGGCCCTCCATGGGTTCTGCCAGCTTGAATTGAGCGGCCGCTACTTCGAGATCATCAAGGACCGCCTCTATTGCGATGCCCTGGATTCCCCGCGCCGCCGCAGCTGCCGGAGCCTGTGCTTCAAGCTGGCCCAGGGCTTGGCCATCCTGCTGTCGCCGGTGCTCAGTTTCACGGCCGACGAGGTGTGGGAATTCATTCCGGGAGCGGCCGGCAGCGTCTTCGAACAGCGCTTTCCGGAGGGCGCCGCCGTGCCCGAGAGCGAGGCGTGGCACGCTCTTTGGACCGTCCGGGAGGCCCTGCAGGGAGCCATGGAACCGCACCGCGCCGCCAAGACCATCGGCACCAGCCTGGACGCCTCGGTGCGGATCGGCCTTCCCGAATCCGTCCAGCTGGAATTGAAGAGCCTCCGCGAATCGCTGGATGACCTGTTCGTGGTGTCGGGCTTCGAATTTTTCGATTCCGCGGAGCTGAACGTGGAAGTTTCCACCCATCAAGGCATCAAATGCCCCCGCTGCTGGAACCACAAGGGCGGCCACGGGAAGGGCTCGGATGCGGACCTTTGCGGCCGCTGCAGGGACGTGGTGGACGGTTCTGATGCGGAGCCCGCATGA
- the lspA gene encoding signal peptidase II produces the protein MKRLAWLLLPIGALAADYASKAWILGILHFPGDSRTIIDGFFSLTLGFNKGAIFGTLHSAPEWLRVGLFSLAGIAALVYFGRLFLAEATPRLERVALGLILGGACGNGLDRILHGHVVDFLDFVFGTWHYWYFNVADSCIVVGAILFGIALLRTKKAVEAVPAE, from the coding sequence ATGAAGCGCCTGGCCTGGCTCCTGCTCCCCATCGGCGCCCTGGCTGCGGATTACGCGTCCAAGGCCTGGATCCTGGGCATCCTCCACTTCCCGGGGGACTCCAGAACCATCATTGACGGGTTTTTCAGTCTGACCCTCGGGTTCAACAAGGGCGCCATTTTCGGCACCCTGCACTCGGCCCCCGAATGGCTGCGGGTGGGACTCTTCAGCCTGGCGGGCATCGCCGCGCTGGTCTATTTCGGGCGTCTGTTCCTGGCCGAAGCCACGCCCAGGCTCGAGCGCGTGGCGCTGGGACTGATCCTCGGCGGCGCCTGCGGGAACGGCCTGGACCGGATCCTGCACGGCCATGTGGTGGACTTCCTGGATTTCGTGTTCGGCACCTGGCACTACTGGTATTTCAACGTCGCCGACAGTTGCATCGTGGTGGGCGCGATCCTGTTCGGCATCGCGCTGCTTAGAACGAAGAAGGCCGTGGAAGCCGTGCCGGCTGAATGA
- the purE gene encoding 5-(carboxyamino)imidazole ribonucleotide mutase gives MGTKPVVGIVMGSRSDWETMRPAADCLEALQVPFEALVMSAHRTPDKVFQYCVDAEANGLRVIIAGAGGAAALAGMMAAKTHLPVLGVPMPTKALNGLDSLLSIVQMPAGIPVGALAIGKPGATNAALLAASILSLNDATLRGRLLAYREAQTQAVLANDKLS, from the coding sequence ATGGGCACCAAACCGGTCGTCGGCATCGTGATGGGCAGCAGGTCGGACTGGGAGACCATGCGGCCGGCGGCGGATTGCCTGGAGGCTTTGCAGGTTCCTTTCGAGGCGCTGGTGATGAGCGCCCACCGCACGCCGGACAAGGTCTTTCAATACTGCGTGGACGCCGAAGCCAACGGCCTGCGCGTGATCATCGCCGGAGCCGGCGGCGCGGCAGCCCTGGCCGGCATGATGGCCGCCAAGACCCATCTCCCGGTGCTGGGAGTCCCCATGCCCACCAAGGCGCTCAATGGGCTGGATTCGCTGCTGTCCATCGTCCAGATGCCTGCCGGAATCCCCGTCGGCGCCCTGGCCATCGGCAAGCCGGGCGCCACCAACGCCGCGCTCCTGGCTGCCAGCATCCTGTCCCTGAACGATGCCACGCTGCGCGGAAGGCTGTTGGCCTACCGCGAAGCCCAGACCCAGGCCGTGCTGGCGAACGACAAGCTGTCTTGA
- the ftsW gene encoding putative lipid II flippase FtsW: protein MTPDVRRPIDRQMLFYAFLLMAVGMVWIYSASALKGDYGHEAATAFFARQFIAGVIGVALMLALSQVDLGTIRDNPRVLQVLYVLTVILLMAVFFFPKVNNAHRWIRLFGQSVQPSEFFKPLSVLIVSWWMVRHADAWDERQNSIPKLLILFGILLVPLALILREPDFGTTFLVIFVVMLLIFLGGAPRWIFAVVGPVLIAVGAAFVWFEPYRRARVLSFLNPEADPLGQGHQALQSLIAVGNGGIFGVGVGASMQKLHYLPEAHTDFIYAVIGEETGLVGTVIVLALFAGILWRGYRVARMVRDSYLKLCAMGLTLLLVVQALMNMSVVLSIAPNKGIPLPFISYGGTSLIISLVCLGLLLSISKEAGA from the coding sequence ATGACCCCAGACGTCCGCCGCCCCATCGACCGCCAGATGCTTTTCTACGCATTCCTGCTCATGGCCGTGGGCATGGTGTGGATCTATTCCGCCTCGGCCTTGAAAGGCGACTACGGGCATGAAGCGGCCACGGCATTCTTCGCGCGGCAGTTCATCGCCGGGGTGATCGGCGTGGCCCTGATGCTGGCTCTGTCCCAGGTCGATCTGGGGACCATCCGGGACAATCCACGGGTGTTGCAGGTGCTCTACGTGCTGACGGTCATCCTCCTCATGGCGGTGTTTTTCTTTCCCAAGGTGAACAACGCCCACCGCTGGATCCGGCTCTTCGGGCAAAGCGTGCAACCTTCCGAATTCTTCAAGCCCCTGTCGGTGCTGATCGTGTCCTGGTGGATGGTGCGGCACGCCGATGCCTGGGATGAACGCCAGAATTCCATTCCGAAGCTCCTGATCCTGTTCGGCATCCTGCTGGTGCCATTGGCGCTGATCCTCCGGGAACCGGATTTCGGCACCACCTTCCTGGTCATTTTCGTGGTGATGCTGCTGATCTTCCTGGGGGGCGCGCCGCGTTGGATTTTCGCGGTAGTGGGGCCTGTGTTGATCGCGGTGGGAGCGGCCTTCGTCTGGTTCGAGCCCTACCGCAGGGCCCGCGTATTGAGTTTCCTGAATCCCGAAGCAGATCCCCTGGGCCAGGGCCACCAGGCGCTGCAAAGCCTCATTGCGGTCGGCAACGGCGGCATCTTCGGCGTAGGAGTCGGCGCTTCCATGCAGAAGCTCCATTACCTCCCCGAGGCCCACACGGACTTCATCTATGCGGTCATCGGCGAGGAGACCGGACTCGTCGGGACCGTCATCGTGCTGGCGCTGTTCGCCGGGATCCTCTGGCGCGGCTACCGCGTGGCGCGGATGGTGCGCGACAGCTACCTGAAACTCTGCGCCATGGGCCTGACCCTGCTCCTGGTGGTGCAGGCCCTGATGAACATGAGCGTGGTCCTGAGCATCGCCCCCAACAAGGGCATTCCGCTGCCCTTCATCAGCTACGGCGGCACCAGCCTGATCATCAGCCTGGTCTGCCTGGGTTTGCTGCTGAGCATTTCCAAGGAAGCCGGGGCGTGA